The following proteins are encoded in a genomic region of Novosphingobium sp. PP1Y:
- a CDS encoding RidA family protein: MTTKSSPPLSRFRRAGDLVFTSGQLPRGADGAIVPGDIRVQTRQALANLEAVLSEAGARLDQVTKVTAWLTDAAHMAGFNEVYREVFAQPYPARSTVISGLVAGDVEIEAVACLA; the protein is encoded by the coding sequence ATGACCACCAAGTCCTCTCCCCCGCTCAGTCGTTTCCGCCGCGCCGGGGATCTCGTCTTCACCTCCGGGCAGCTTCCGCGCGGTGCGGACGGCGCCATTGTTCCCGGAGACATCCGCGTGCAGACGCGCCAGGCTCTGGCCAACCTCGAGGCGGTTCTTTCCGAAGCCGGAGCGCGTCTCGACCAAGTGACCAAAGTAACCGCCTGGCTCACCGACGCGGCTCACATGGCTGGTTTCAACGAAGTCTATCGCGAAGTTTTCGCACAGCCCTATCCTGCCCGCTCGACGGTGATCTCCGGCCTCGTTGCCGGGGACGTCGAGATCGAGGCGGTAGCCTGCCTGGCCTGA
- a CDS encoding FAD-dependent oxidoreductase — MKHSQPAKGEARPLPPGSGAPEVDALVLGAGVVGMCTAYALARRGLSVALVDAASGPAQGTSFANGAQLSYAYTDALAQPSLLRKIPAMIAGLDPAFRVRLSADPAFLRWGLSFLRNCSDARFSANTLAALQLGLESRAAMADLQARHGFDFAHAAMGKLHIFRDAEALERAKRVAVMKQVAGAEQFILTRQEAIDVEPALIDTQGFDGALWTPSEEVGDPHRFCLGLLEVLRKQYPVRDHFNFSIAKLERRGDRMLVHDNQGRSLAGRSAVVCLGADAPRFLGRLGIRAPIRPMKGYSFTVPPGSNAPSVSLTDTGRKIVFCRLGSSMRIAGLAELDNRDLRVEPARLSALVEGARQSMPLAADYEAIGEGWTGLRPMTPDSRPIIRQAAPGLFLNIGHGMLGWTFAAGSAERVAALVNAARSRTPHFETV, encoded by the coding sequence ATGAAACATTCGCAACCAGCGAAGGGCGAGGCGCGACCGTTGCCCCCGGGGTCAGGTGCCCCGGAGGTCGATGCACTTGTCCTCGGCGCGGGTGTAGTCGGCATGTGTACCGCCTATGCGCTGGCGCGCCGAGGCCTTTCGGTCGCTCTGGTCGATGCGGCTTCTGGCCCTGCGCAGGGCACTTCCTTCGCGAACGGGGCGCAGCTCAGTTACGCCTATACCGACGCGCTGGCACAGCCTTCGCTGCTGCGCAAGATCCCCGCCATGATCGCAGGTCTGGACCCCGCCTTTCGAGTCAGGCTTTCGGCCGATCCCGCCTTTCTGCGTTGGGGCCTCTCTTTCCTGCGCAATTGCAGCGATGCCCGTTTTTCGGCGAACACTCTGGCCGCGCTGCAACTCGGCCTGGAATCCCGGGCCGCGATGGCGGATTTGCAAGCGCGACATGGCTTCGATTTTGCCCACGCCGCGATGGGCAAACTGCATATCTTTCGCGATGCCGAAGCTCTGGAGAGGGCGAAACGCGTCGCTGTCATGAAGCAGGTCGCTGGCGCCGAGCAGTTCATCCTGACGCGGCAAGAGGCCATCGATGTCGAACCGGCGCTCATCGACACGCAAGGCTTCGACGGTGCGCTTTGGACACCTTCGGAAGAGGTGGGCGACCCCCATCGCTTCTGCCTTGGCCTGCTCGAAGTTTTGCGCAAGCAATATCCCGTCCGCGACCATTTCAATTTCTCGATAGCGAAGCTGGAGCGGCGCGGCGATCGGATGCTGGTCCACGATAACCAGGGGCGCAGCCTGGCAGGCCGCAGCGCCGTGGTCTGCCTCGGCGCCGATGCACCGCGTTTTCTCGGCAGGCTGGGCATTCGTGCCCCGATACGGCCGATGAAGGGCTACAGCTTTACCGTACCGCCGGGAAGCAATGCTCCTTCGGTCAGCCTCACCGACACCGGGCGCAAGATCGTCTTCTGTCGCCTGGGTTCCTCGATGCGCATTGCCGGGCTCGCTGAACTCGACAACCGCGATCTGCGCGTGGAACCGGCACGGTTGAGCGCGCTGGTGGAAGGCGCAAGGCAGTCCATGCCGCTGGCCGCCGACTACGAAGCGATCGGCGAGGGTTGGACAGGCCTGCGTCCGATGACGCCTGACTCCCGCCCGATCATCCGGCAGGCCGCGCCGGGTCTTTTCCTCAATATCGGGCACGGCATGCTGGGGTGGACTTTCGCGGCGGGTTCGGCCGAGCGGGTCGCCGCGCTGGTCAATGCCGCCCGGTCCAGGACCCCTCACTTCGAAACCGTATAG
- a CDS encoding TonB-dependent receptor domain-containing protein, producing the protein MTACTRLNYLKASFLLTTCFAGVPVTQAQTVAPDEQPVSEIVVVGSQIKNSKVAGELPVSVVSSEDIGAIAPTSASDLLQALPANGTMDFNGTDTVGNGVHSARGDVASVNLRSIGSGNTLVLLNGRRLVQHPGTQTEDSVPVSTVNMNALPISGIERMEVLHDGASAIYGSDAVAGVINTVLDDKFEGLRATGEMGFAENTDKMKFSGDLQGGWTFNEGRTHVSLSLSYYQSSKVWARELDYSGASDRRPFVEDTDFAGDTSFDNRSSSTPWGQFTASQAISGLTSSGGVFHIQPDTVSGCRTGLGSGLCIDDGSLDRDLRYNINQSRTMSPSIKRGNAFAFITHDFGDFEFYSELGYYRARTEEYRGESSILSSAQFTISKDAYWNPLGALGNPNRISGFAIPDEGLDLTLTNYRVVDAGLRHIQVDNESYRLLGGFRGSLGNWDWDTAALYSEATTKDITFDRVSNTLFSEALNRTDSSAYNPFNGGSLADPNWGDATANPQATIDSFLVDVARFGKTTLALADFKVSNGSLLFLPAGDVGIALGGEWRRTSYREDYDDRLDGTTNYIDAVTGDLVNASDIMGSSVASDSRGSRNVFSAFSELAVPLVSRDMEVPLVRALNLQLAGRFEHYSDVGSVFRPKFAASWYPVDQLQLRASYAEGFRAPNLEQLNTEVTTRVSTVIDYYRCQASVNKGDVASLGACSGNDRVEERRFGNRQLKPEKNASYSVGAVFTPTRELTFTVDYWHIKQRNLVGIFGAENIAALDYVSRLQGGSGVSGVLRADPTADDIAFYQGSGLDPIGEMVQIDDIFTNLDTRTSAGIDFGLYYQPPETPLGSFNFKFNASYLEKAYQGLSDQAALIRSTLGDAVPLEAVGDLIEKDGRPKWQASGTITWKSGGWGAGLFGRYVSSYYDTGVVQDDTGEYWKVDDWFTMNLYLQHTFLDGPMEGTRVRFGVRNLLDSKPPFLDATYGYDASLASAEGRFFYTSVQTRF; encoded by the coding sequence ATGACGGCGTGCACGCGATTGAATTACCTCAAGGCCTCTTTCCTGCTCACCACCTGCTTTGCAGGCGTACCGGTCACGCAAGCGCAGACTGTCGCCCCGGACGAGCAGCCGGTCAGCGAGATTGTCGTGGTTGGCTCGCAGATCAAGAATTCGAAGGTCGCGGGCGAATTGCCGGTCTCCGTGGTCAGCAGTGAGGACATCGGCGCGATCGCACCGACTTCGGCCTCCGACCTGCTTCAGGCGCTTCCCGCCAACGGGACAATGGATTTCAACGGCACCGACACCGTGGGGAACGGTGTCCATTCCGCGCGCGGCGACGTCGCTTCGGTCAACCTGCGCAGCATTGGTTCGGGCAATACCCTGGTCCTGCTCAACGGCCGCCGGCTCGTGCAGCACCCGGGTACCCAGACCGAGGATTCGGTTCCCGTCTCCACCGTCAACATGAACGCGCTGCCGATCAGCGGGATCGAGCGGATGGAAGTCCTGCATGACGGCGCCTCGGCGATCTACGGCTCCGATGCCGTGGCCGGCGTGATCAACACCGTGCTGGACGACAAGTTCGAAGGCCTGCGCGCGACAGGCGAGATGGGCTTTGCCGAGAACACCGACAAGATGAAGTTCAGCGGTGATCTGCAGGGCGGCTGGACGTTCAACGAGGGCCGCACGCACGTTTCGCTGTCGCTGAGCTACTACCAGTCGTCGAAAGTCTGGGCGCGGGAACTCGACTATTCGGGCGCCAGCGACCGGCGTCCCTTCGTCGAGGACACCGACTTCGCGGGCGATACCAGCTTCGACAACCGTTCGAGCAGTACGCCGTGGGGCCAGTTCACTGCCTCGCAGGCGATCTCCGGTCTCACCAGTTCGGGCGGCGTCTTCCACATCCAGCCGGACACGGTATCGGGCTGCCGCACCGGCCTTGGCAGTGGCCTGTGCATCGATGACGGCAGTCTCGATCGCGACTTGCGCTACAATATCAACCAGTCCCGCACGATGTCTCCCAGCATCAAGCGCGGCAACGCCTTTGCCTTCATCACTCATGATTTCGGCGATTTCGAATTCTATTCGGAACTTGGCTATTACCGCGCGCGGACAGAGGAATATCGCGGGGAATCCTCGATCCTCAGTTCGGCCCAGTTCACCATTTCCAAGGATGCCTATTGGAACCCGCTCGGCGCGCTGGGCAATCCCAACCGGATTAGCGGATTTGCCATTCCCGACGAAGGGCTGGATCTCACGCTTACCAATTACCGCGTCGTTGATGCGGGCTTGCGACACATTCAGGTCGACAACGAATCCTATCGCCTGCTGGGCGGGTTCCGCGGCTCGCTGGGCAATTGGGACTGGGATACCGCAGCGCTCTATTCCGAAGCCACGACGAAGGACATCACCTTCGACCGCGTCAGCAACACGCTATTCAGCGAGGCCCTGAACCGCACCGACTCCAGCGCCTACAATCCATTCAACGGCGGCAGCCTGGCCGATCCCAACTGGGGCGATGCCACGGCCAACCCGCAGGCGACGATCGACAGCTTTCTGGTCGACGTGGCACGGTTCGGCAAGACGACGCTCGCCCTGGCGGATTTCAAGGTGTCGAACGGCAGCCTCCTCTTTCTGCCCGCGGGCGATGTCGGTATTGCGCTGGGCGGTGAATGGCGCCGGACCAGCTATCGTGAGGACTACGACGACCGGCTCGACGGGACGACCAACTACATCGATGCGGTGACCGGCGACCTGGTCAATGCCTCGGACATCATGGGATCGAGTGTTGCGTCCGATTCCCGCGGTTCGCGCAATGTCTTCTCGGCCTTCTCCGAACTCGCCGTTCCATTGGTCAGCCGTGACATGGAAGTGCCGCTGGTGCGCGCGCTCAACCTGCAGCTGGCTGGACGTTTCGAACACTATTCCGACGTCGGCAGTGTTTTCCGGCCCAAGTTCGCAGCGTCCTGGTATCCGGTGGACCAGCTCCAGCTTCGCGCTTCCTATGCCGAAGGTTTCCGCGCGCCGAACCTCGAGCAACTCAACACGGAAGTGACCACTCGCGTCAGCACGGTCATCGACTACTATCGCTGCCAGGCAAGCGTGAACAAGGGCGACGTCGCCAGCCTCGGTGCCTGCTCGGGCAATGACCGCGTCGAGGAACGCCGCTTCGGCAACAGGCAACTCAAGCCTGAGAAGAACGCGAGCTATTCTGTCGGTGCGGTCTTCACGCCCACGCGAGAGCTGACCTTCACCGTGGATTACTGGCACATCAAGCAGCGCAATCTGGTCGGCATTTTCGGTGCAGAGAACATCGCTGCGCTCGACTATGTCTCGCGGCTCCAGGGCGGATCGGGCGTGAGCGGCGTGCTGCGCGCCGATCCGACGGCGGACGATATTGCCTTCTACCAGGGAAGCGGTCTCGATCCGATCGGCGAGATGGTGCAGATCGACGACATCTTCACCAATCTCGACACGCGGACCAGCGCCGGGATCGATTTCGGCCTGTACTACCAGCCACCGGAAACCCCGCTGGGAAGCTTCAACTTCAAGTTCAACGCCTCTTATCTCGAAAAGGCCTACCAGGGTCTGTCTGATCAGGCAGCGCTCATCCGCTCGACCCTTGGCGATGCCGTTCCACTCGAAGCGGTCGGCGATCTGATCGAGAAGGACGGGCGTCCCAAGTGGCAGGCATCGGGAACGATCACCTGGAAAAGCGGTGGCTGGGGCGCGGGTCTTTTCGGCCGTTATGTGAGTTCCTACTACGACACAGGCGTCGTGCAGGATGATACCGGTGAATACTGGAAGGTGGACGACTGGTTCACGATGAACCTCTACCTCCAGCATACCTTCTTGGATGGCCCGATGGAGGGAACCCGCGTCCGCTTCGGCGTCCGCAACCTGCTCGATTCCAAGCCGCCCTTCCTCGATGCGACTTATGGCTACGATGCAAGTCTGGCGAGCGCGGAAGGCCGGTTCTTCTACACTTCGGTGCAGACTCGCTTCTGA
- a CDS encoding amidohydrolase family protein, with protein sequence MIANKSTLCALAILAAAGVPAPALSHDAPEETTVIRGGTIYDGTSETPIVGDVVIAREQIVYVGPSRKPAAGARIVDAKGMIVAPGFIDPHTHAQRFLDSEDGEGRLNLPWLMQGVTTIFSGVDGGGTPEVAAFLDDMEARTFATNVATYVGFGPVRRAVLGNAARSPNEAELQAMKDLVAQGMCEGALGLSTGLFYAPQSFARTGEVTALAREAARRGGVYDTHQRDEATYTIGVAASVNEALTIGREAGLPVHFAHIKVLGVDVQGKSGEIIEQIEKARAAGQDVTADQYPWDASGTSLQAALLPGWAQDGGRSALLGRIDDPATRGKIEAAMTENMRRRGGPHALLLTDPGHEWTSMRLDEIAARWKVDPIAAALRIIRDGDRSGKLVSFNMAEKDIAAFMRRPWVVTSSDGSEGHPRMYANFPRKYAKYVKQDKVIDLATFINSSTGRTADMFGLADRGHLKPGYKADVVVFDPEGYRPVATYTAPRELSEGVRDLFVNGQAAILDGKLTGLAPGQAIRHRPPPGTCPS encoded by the coding sequence ATGATCGCGAACAAGTCAACTCTTTGCGCGCTGGCGATACTCGCGGCAGCGGGCGTTCCTGCCCCTGCCCTGTCGCATGACGCCCCTGAAGAAACGACCGTCATCCGGGGCGGGACGATCTACGATGGTACTTCCGAGACCCCGATCGTCGGCGACGTCGTCATCGCGCGCGAGCAGATCGTCTACGTAGGCCCCAGCCGCAAACCTGCGGCAGGCGCACGGATTGTGGATGCCAAGGGAATGATCGTCGCCCCGGGCTTCATCGATCCGCATACCCACGCCCAACGCTTCCTTGACAGCGAGGATGGCGAGGGGCGGCTGAACCTGCCTTGGCTGATGCAGGGTGTGACGACGATCTTCTCTGGGGTGGACGGCGGAGGAACGCCCGAGGTCGCGGCATTTCTGGATGACATGGAGGCCCGCACTTTCGCCACGAACGTCGCGACTTATGTCGGCTTCGGGCCGGTCCGCCGCGCTGTCCTGGGTAACGCTGCGCGCTCGCCGAACGAGGCGGAATTGCAGGCGATGAAGGATCTGGTCGCACAAGGCATGTGCGAAGGCGCATTGGGGCTCTCCACCGGCCTGTTTTACGCGCCGCAAAGCTTCGCCAGGACCGGGGAAGTCACGGCTCTTGCCCGCGAGGCAGCGCGGCGCGGCGGCGTCTACGACACTCACCAGCGCGACGAAGCGACTTACACGATTGGCGTCGCTGCATCGGTGAACGAAGCGCTCACCATCGGCCGCGAAGCCGGACTTCCGGTCCATTTTGCACATATCAAGGTTCTGGGCGTCGACGTTCAGGGCAAGTCCGGCGAGATCATCGAGCAGATCGAAAAGGCTCGCGCCGCAGGCCAGGACGTCACTGCGGACCAGTACCCCTGGGACGCCTCGGGCACCAGCCTCCAGGCTGCACTGCTCCCCGGCTGGGCGCAGGATGGAGGGCGATCCGCGCTGCTCGGGCGCATTGACGATCCGGCCACGCGCGGGAAGATCGAAGCGGCGATGACGGAAAACATGCGGCGGCGTGGCGGACCCCATGCGCTGCTTCTGACCGATCCCGGCCACGAATGGACCTCGATGCGGCTCGACGAGATCGCCGCGAGGTGGAAAGTCGACCCCATCGCGGCCGCCTTGCGCATCATCCGCGACGGTGATCGCAGCGGCAAACTCGTATCGTTCAACATGGCCGAGAAGGACATTGCCGCCTTCATGCGCCGCCCTTGGGTGGTCACCAGTTCGGACGGATCGGAAGGCCATCCGCGCATGTATGCGAACTTTCCCCGCAAGTACGCCAAGTATGTTAAGCAGGACAAGGTGATCGACCTCGCCACCTTCATCAACAGCAGTACCGGGCGCACCGCGGACATGTTCGGCCTTGCTGACAGGGGGCACCTGAAGCCGGGCTACAAGGCCGACGTGGTGGTGTTCGATCCGGAAGGCTATCGCCCGGTGGCGACATACACCGCGCCGCGCGAACTTTCAGAAGGCGTGCGCGATCTGTTCGTGAACGGGCAGGCGGCGATCCTCGATGGCAAGTTGACGGGCCTCGCTCCGGGGCAGGCAATCCGTCATCGGCCGCCGCCGGGCACCTGCCCCTCCTGA
- a CDS encoding serine hydrolase — translation MLASMPGMACAQSREAAIRATLVDPDHSVAPGCVAGVFQNGNLRQSAASGFADLASQRPLDSTTLFYGASLSKQFTALAAATLIAQGKLGLEDNVRSYLPELPAYARPVKVEMLMHHTSGIRDSLGLLRLAGMADVGRASKEQTLDLLFRQTDTAFVPGTQYSYSNGGYLLLAEIVARVSGQPFAQYARQVLFDPMGMKHAYFLDDGSPRPGTFAHGYVPEGDAFAARDTFPRFSGSGGLMLSLQDLARYERDIEHRHRVWTEAVAKIMLTPGRLADGTPIDDGKGLAYGGGLHMGRLGGESIVRHGGSAEAFKHAYVRLPERHAAFAVLCNRGDWKAAEKLDEVMAAAGTSPPGYPKAYPSGRFHSKELDSDYTLVREGSALLARITSPLVAAPRTVRFEPGEDGAFHAGAMSLWPGTSPDKISVSRGQSGRIPLTRRTGLEVP, via the coding sequence ATGCTGGCATCCATGCCAGGCATGGCCTGCGCGCAATCGCGCGAAGCCGCGATACGCGCTACGCTTGTCGATCCCGATCACAGTGTCGCCCCCGGCTGCGTGGCAGGTGTCTTTCAGAACGGCAATCTGCGCCAATCTGCCGCATCGGGATTTGCCGATCTGGCTTCGCAGCGTCCACTCGACAGCACAACGCTGTTCTACGGCGCTTCGCTTTCCAAGCAGTTTACCGCACTCGCGGCGGCAACGTTGATCGCGCAAGGCAAGCTTGGCCTCGAAGACAACGTACGTAGCTACCTTCCAGAATTGCCCGCGTATGCGCGGCCAGTGAAGGTAGAGATGCTCATGCACCACACTTCGGGCATCCGCGATTCCCTGGGACTGCTGCGCCTGGCCGGAATGGCCGATGTCGGCCGGGCCTCGAAGGAGCAGACGTTGGACCTGCTATTCAGGCAGACAGATACGGCCTTTGTCCCGGGAACGCAGTACAGCTACTCAAACGGCGGCTACCTGCTGCTCGCGGAAATCGTCGCGCGCGTTTCTGGCCAGCCCTTCGCGCAATATGCCCGCCAGGTGCTGTTCGATCCGATGGGCATGAAGCACGCCTATTTCCTTGACGACGGCAGTCCCCGGCCCGGCACTTTCGCCCATGGCTACGTGCCGGAAGGCGACGCCTTCGCCGCGCGCGACACTTTCCCGCGTTTCAGCGGATCGGGCGGACTGATGCTGTCGCTGCAAGACCTCGCCCGCTACGAACGGGATATCGAACACCGCCACCGGGTCTGGACCGAGGCGGTCGCGAAGATCATGCTGACACCGGGCAGGCTCGCCGATGGCACGCCGATCGACGACGGCAAGGGCCTCGCCTATGGCGGCGGCCTGCATATGGGCCGGCTCGGCGGGGAAAGCATCGTGCGCCACGGGGGATCGGCCGAAGCGTTCAAGCACGCCTACGTGCGCCTGCCCGAGCGGCACGCGGCCTTCGCGGTCCTGTGCAACCGGGGCGACTGGAAGGCCGCCGAGAAGCTGGATGAGGTCATGGCTGCGGCCGGAACCAGTCCGCCCGGCTACCCCAAGGCCTATCCCTCGGGTCGTTTCCATTCCAAAGAGCTTGATAGCGATTACACGCTCGTAAGAGAGGGCTCTGCTCTGCTCGCCCGGATTACGTCTCCCCTAGTTGCGGCGCCCCGCACGGTCCGCTTCGAGCCCGGCGAAGATGGCGCATTCCATGCAGGAGCCATGAGCCTGTGGCCCGGCACAAGTCCTGACAAAATCAGCGTAAGCCGCGGCCAGTCGGGCCGGATCCCCCTTACCCGCCGCACCGGATTGGAAGTCCCATGA
- a CDS encoding LysR family transcriptional regulator: MRLRHIEVFHAVYEHGSISEAARALNVSQPSVSKVLRHAEDQLGYELFQRTKGRLIATEPAHELFAEVSEVYTRLGRLTRTAKNIGNRKGGHLRVAVLPSIGLAIAPRAIALFRERNPDVTFEITTLHSREVERFLYERECDVAIGYRISRQVHMRQTALGSAGLVLVSPRGAFGDESRAVPVEVLDGLDFVGLRDSGPLADVFVNELTRLGIAPREIVTSHTYYTALALVRQGVGVTVADAFTAAAMAAPDLSCYGLAPDVSAPIGAVALESAAAGELIDRFIETVREVIEDAAGHHEATLAGRSS; encoded by the coding sequence ATGCGCTTACGACACATCGAGGTATTCCACGCCGTTTACGAGCACGGATCGATCAGCGAGGCGGCGCGCGCGCTCAATGTCTCGCAACCTTCGGTCAGCAAGGTTCTTCGCCATGCCGAGGACCAGCTCGGTTATGAACTGTTCCAGCGCACCAAGGGTCGATTGATTGCCACCGAACCGGCACACGAACTGTTCGCGGAGGTTTCGGAAGTCTACACCCGACTCGGCCGCCTGACGCGCACTGCCAAGAACATCGGCAATCGCAAGGGCGGTCATTTGCGGGTTGCCGTGCTTCCCTCGATCGGTCTTGCCATCGCCCCGCGCGCGATCGCCCTTTTTCGCGAGCGCAATCCTGACGTGACATTCGAGATCACGACCCTGCACAGCCGCGAAGTGGAGAGGTTCCTTTACGAACGCGAATGCGACGTTGCCATCGGCTATCGTATTTCCCGGCAGGTCCACATGCGCCAGACGGCGCTGGGAAGCGCGGGCCTCGTGCTGGTTTCACCGCGCGGAGCCTTTGGAGACGAAAGCCGTGCCGTCCCGGTCGAGGTGCTCGACGGACTGGATTTCGTAGGCCTGAGGGACAGCGGCCCACTTGCGGACGTGTTCGTCAATGAACTGACGCGGCTTGGCATCGCCCCGCGCGAGATTGTGACCTCGCACACCTATTACACCGCGCTCGCCCTGGTGCGCCAGGGTGTGGGCGTGACGGTTGCCGATGCCTTCACCGCGGCGGCCATGGCCGCGCCCGACCTGTCCTGCTACGGCCTCGCCCCCGACGTATCTGCGCCGATCGGCGCGGTCGCCCTGGAAAGCGCAGCGGCAGGTGAACTGATCGACCGTTTCATAGAGACGGTTCGGGAAGTCATCGAGGACGCGGCAGGTCACCATGAAGCGACCCTGGCAGGCCGATCCTCATAG
- a CDS encoding dicarboxylate/amino acid:cation symporter, with product MIRGWFRIALWKRVLAALVLGIAAGVLLGEQAQSIKWIGDLFIRAIKMLVVPLIFFSLVSGITAVGDVGRLGKVGGRALGLFMLTAFIAVSLGMGLAALVQPGAGLTITLPTGSAVPPPPDQSLVAMIIGLVPENPIMAMAQGAILPVIIFAVLFGVAILASGEEGAPLARAMNAGSTVMQNMTIYVMELTPFGVFALIAWVAGTFGFDALIPLSKLVALNYVGCAIILGIVYPLILRLIARLPIIDFYRGVVDAQAVAFSTASSNAALPVTLRCVERNLGVSNSIASFTVALGATINMNGTAMYLGVIALFGAQAYGIELNWFSYVLIALTSTLGAIGAAGVPGSGLVMMSLVLSSIGVPLETIAFVAGINHLLDMARTMTNVTGDATVAVAVGRMAGEIDVEEYISADDV from the coding sequence ATGATTCGTGGATGGTTCAGGATTGCGCTGTGGAAGCGCGTCCTTGCAGCATTGGTATTGGGCATAGCTGCGGGCGTGCTGCTGGGTGAGCAGGCGCAGTCGATCAAATGGATCGGCGATCTGTTCATTCGCGCTATCAAGATGCTGGTCGTCCCGCTCATCTTCTTCTCGCTGGTATCGGGAATCACCGCGGTCGGCGATGTCGGTCGGCTCGGTAAAGTGGGTGGTCGTGCCCTGGGCCTGTTCATGCTGACGGCTTTCATCGCCGTGTCACTCGGCATGGGATTGGCAGCGCTTGTCCAGCCGGGAGCAGGGCTCACCATCACATTACCGACCGGGAGCGCGGTGCCGCCTCCTCCGGACCAATCGTTGGTCGCGATGATCATCGGCCTGGTCCCGGAAAACCCGATCATGGCGATGGCGCAGGGCGCGATCTTGCCGGTCATTATCTTCGCCGTCCTTTTCGGCGTAGCGATTTTGGCGTCGGGTGAGGAAGGCGCACCGCTGGCACGCGCGATGAACGCGGGTTCGACGGTGATGCAGAACATGACGATCTACGTGATGGAACTGACGCCTTTTGGCGTCTTTGCGCTGATCGCCTGGGTGGCCGGGACTTTCGGTTTCGACGCGCTTATTCCGCTGAGCAAGCTGGTTGCGCTCAACTATGTTGGCTGCGCCATCATCCTGGGCATCGTCTACCCGCTGATCCTGCGCCTTATTGCGCGCCTGCCGATCATCGATTTCTATCGCGGCGTGGTCGATGCGCAGGCGGTGGCCTTCTCCACCGCCTCCTCCAATGCGGCGCTACCGGTGACCCTGCGCTGCGTCGAGCGAAACCTGGGCGTGTCCAACTCGATTGCCAGCTTCACGGTGGCCCTTGGCGCCACGATCAACATGAATGGCACGGCCATGTACCTGGGTGTCATCGCGCTGTTCGGTGCGCAGGCCTATGGCATCGAACTGAACTGGTTTTCCTACGTTCTCATCGCCCTGACATCCACCCTGGGCGCAATTGGCGCTGCGGGCGTTCCGGGTTCGGGGTTGGTGATGATGAGCCTCGTCCTGTCCTCGATCGGGGTGCCGCTGGAAACCATCGCCTTCGTCGCCGGGATCAACCACCTGCTCGACATGGCCCGCACGATGACCAATGTCACCGGTGACGCGACGGTCGCGGTGGCCGTGGGCCGGATGGCAGGCGAGATCGACGTCGAGGAATATATTTCGGCTGACGACGTTTGA
- a CDS encoding SDR family NAD(P)-dependent oxidoreductase, with amino-acid sequence MGPRHDFSGAHVLITGGTSGIGAACAALLRDAGAEVTITGTRGGPGDYDADLSGYRYLQLDIEDKTNIDAVAASLPRLDVLVNNAGIALPSLGLDEWEPDVFNRAVAMLLNGAFRMAQRTVDLLAHSVIPGGGSVIAIASMSSFFGIPVVPGYGAAKTGLVGLTRTMAAHWGPRGVRANAVAAGLTRSRMTADTFAQEAWTAPTLARTPLGRLGEAGDIAQAIAFLASPAASWITGQTLAVDGGYTISG; translated from the coding sequence ATGGGACCGCGACACGACTTCTCCGGCGCGCACGTACTCATCACCGGGGGCACCAGTGGCATCGGCGCCGCCTGCGCCGCACTGCTGCGCGATGCCGGGGCGGAAGTGACGATCACCGGAACGCGCGGCGGCCCCGGCGACTACGACGCCGACCTGTCCGGCTACCGCTATCTGCAACTCGACATCGAGGACAAGACGAACATCGACGCGGTGGCCGCATCGCTCCCCCGGCTCGACGTGCTTGTCAACAATGCCGGCATCGCCCTGCCCTCGCTGGGGCTGGACGAATGGGAACCCGATGTATTCAACCGCGCCGTGGCCATGCTGCTCAACGGCGCGTTCCGCATGGCGCAGCGTACAGTGGATCTTCTCGCACATAGCGTGATCCCCGGCGGCGGATCGGTGATCGCCATTGCCTCGATGAGCAGCTTCTTCGGCATACCGGTGGTGCCCGGCTATGGCGCGGCCAAGACCGGTCTTGTCGGCTTGACGCGCACGATGGCGGCGCACTGGGGGCCGCGCGGCGTGCGCGCCAACGCGGTGGCTGCCGGCCTGACCCGCAGCCGCATGACCGCCGACACATTCGCGCAGGAGGCATGGACTGCCCCCACACTCGCCCGCACCCCGCTGGGCCGACTGGGAGAAGCCGGCGACATCGCGCAGGCCATCGCCTTCCTCGCCAGCCCGGCGGCCAGCTGGATCACCGGCCAGACCCTTGCCGTCGATGGCGGCTACACAATTTCCGGCTAA